The Larus michahellis chromosome 2, bLarMic1.1, whole genome shotgun sequence genome window below encodes:
- the DCSTAMP gene encoding dendritic cell-specific transmembrane protein, which translates to MQTFVSIAQNAWGVFISERKPGWKYLMQLFAVCSAVGFLSSFLLFLGMHFSLAHHPLGPLLISGFIWISFSIALSCFKHLRCFSVLFLLSCGLQNGRNALITAGTGVVVAGNVQNIFHNLKVLADSITCHLEYEQFALIKYYVEAVKWIYDKAKLSTELLLRHEFTPSYSISDDELKQQLNDTKQEIQRVANQISFMLTILPCIGQKVFPVVGIFLASFGTGLFIKKFVGSHSAKFKNTYITKQFIAFDEQQKQQQRPCLLPLNRKERKDYVTIPSFCLTRKDKRNMQYFFLPVIIHLCIWLLFAAVDYLFYWLIISVNKHLQEVPDLEIKLSLFQQRNEDSFIVHMGEHIEKTAPFKISLFKHDCIPQPELALSTTWIQLGVIIFFLSIFGLFSGFLTQLKILVSTSFYPDREMKRIHYLHAKLLKKRAKLQEKTGKNVFARTVNFWFPILQAREAVRKKERSVANDNMV; encoded by the exons atgcaaacatttgtCTCAATAGCCCAGAATGCCTGGGGAGTTTTCATATCCGAAAGGAAGCCTGGCTGGAAGTATCTGATGCAGCTTTTTGCAGTTTGCTCTGCAGTTGGCTTCCTCTCAAGCTTTCTCTTATTCCTTGGCATGCACTTCTCCCTGGCACACCACCCTTTGGGTCCCTTATTGATTTCTGGATTCATCTGGATCTCCTTTTCTATCGCGCTCTCCTGTTTCAAGCACCTGCGCTGTTTTAGTGTCCTGTTCCTTCTTTCTTGTGGACTGCAAAATGGCAGAAATGCTCTTATTACTGCTGGCACAGGCGTCGTGGTGGCCGGCAAcgtccaaaatatttttcacaacCTAAAGGTTCTGGCAGACAGTATAACCTGTCATTTGGAGTATGAGCAATTTGCCTTGATAAAATATTATGTTGAGGCAGTAAAATGGATTTACGACAAAGCCAAGCTTTCCACTGAACTATTACTAAGGCATGAATTCACACCATCTTATTCAATTTCAGATGATGAACTAAAACAACAGCTAAATGACACAAAGCAAGAAATCCAGAGAGTTGCTAACCAGATATCTTTTATGCTGACTATACTGCCCTGTATAGGCCAGAAAGTGTTTCCTGTAGTGGGAATTTTTCTAGCTTCTTTTGGAACTGGCCTCTTTATCAAAAAATTTGTGGGCTCTCACAGTGCCAAATTTAAGAATACTTATATCACTAAACAGTTCATCGCATTTGATGAGcagcaaaagcaacagcaaagaccctgcctcctgccacttaacagaaaagaaagaaaagattatgtGACAATCCCATCTTTCTGCCTCACAAGGAAGGACAAAAGAAACATGCAGTACTTTTTCCTCCCTGTAATTATTCATCTTTGCATCTGGCTTCTGTTTGCTGCAGtagattatttgttttattggttaattatttctgtgaataaacaTCTCCAAGAAGTACCGGATCTAGAGATTAAACTCAGCCTCTTTCAGCAA CGGAATGAGGACAGCTTTATCGTTCATATGGGAGAGCACATTGAAAAGACTGCTCCTTTCAAGATCTCTTTGTTTAAGCATGACTGCATCCCCCAGCCAGAGCTCGCTCTCTCCACGACATGGATCCAGCTTGGAGTCATCATCTTCTTCTTAAGTATTTTTGGGTTATTCTCTGGCTTCCTGACCCAACTTAAAATACTCGTGTCAACTTCATTTTATCCTGACAGGGAGATGAAAAGGATACATTATTTGCATGCAAAATTACTCAAGAAAAGAGCGAAGCTACAAGAGAAAACTGGGAAGAATGTGTTTGCTAGAACG gtcAACTTTTGGTTTCCAATACTCCAGGCAAGAGAGGcagtgaggaagaaagaaaggagtgTGGCAAATGACAACATGGTGTGA